A DNA window from Methylobacterium sp. NMS14P contains the following coding sequences:
- a CDS encoding DUF6101 family protein has protein sequence MHGADTAPRFVASPLPVIGRASGARRAVGIALAYAAEDAEIVGADRFSLILVDDEGDVLQRLGSFEEDDVVAVWRDIAARTGLVRMIVREDGLLVPVSQQVGRLILGQVRIRRRHAGLGRRRPRFLARRKTGRLPARPQIFRGENEIIART, from the coding sequence ATGCACGGTGCCGACACCGCGCCCCGTTTCGTCGCTTCGCCGCTCCCGGTGATCGGCCGCGCCTCCGGGGCGCGCCGGGCCGTCGGGATCGCGCTCGCTTACGCCGCCGAGGACGCGGAGATCGTGGGCGCCGACCGGTTCAGCCTGATCCTGGTCGATGACGAGGGGGACGTGCTGCAGCGCCTCGGCAGCTTCGAGGAGGACGACGTCGTCGCCGTGTGGCGCGATATCGCGGCGCGGACGGGCCTCGTGCGGATGATCGTCCGCGAGGACGGCCTCCTCGTCCCGGTTTCCCAGCAGGTCGGCCGGCTGATTCTCGGTCAGGTCCGCATCCGCCGCCGCCATGCCGGTCTCGGCCGCCGCCGCCCGCGCTTCCTGGCCCGCCGCAAGACCGGCCGGCTTCCGGCGCGCCCGCAGATCTTCCGCGGCGAGAACGAGATCATCGCCCGCACCTGA
- the ubiA gene encoding 4-hydroxybenzoate octaprenyltransferase — MNGTVFDDGRPADAVSGHWVDRRAPRPWRPYLRLARIDRPIGWWLLLLPCWWSAALAAIAADQAFPDPWHCLLFLIGAVAMRGAGSTYNDIADRDLDAQVERTRLRPLPSGQVRPRHAALFLVIQALIGLAVLLQFNAEAVIIGLCSLLPVAIYPFMKRVMPMPQAILGLAFAWGALMGWAAVFARLDPPALLLYAGALCWVIGYDTIYAVQDIEDDEIAGIRSSARLFGRHVRLAVGLCYALAALFVMLAARGAGAGLVGYLGVAAFAGHLAWQVLSLRERDGRGALTLFRSNRDAGLILFVGLTADALLRNLF, encoded by the coding sequence ATGAACGGCACGGTGTTTGACGACGGGCGGCCGGCCGATGCCGTCTCCGGGCACTGGGTCGACCGGCGGGCGCCCCGACCCTGGCGCCCGTACCTGCGCTTGGCCCGGATCGACCGGCCGATCGGCTGGTGGCTACTCCTCCTGCCCTGCTGGTGGTCGGCCGCCCTGGCGGCGATCGCCGCGGATCAGGCCTTTCCGGATCCCTGGCACTGCCTCCTGTTCCTGATCGGCGCGGTGGCGATGCGCGGGGCGGGCTCGACCTACAACGACATCGCCGACCGCGACCTCGACGCGCAGGTCGAGCGCACGCGCCTGCGCCCCCTGCCCTCCGGGCAGGTGCGGCCGCGCCACGCGGCCCTGTTCCTGGTGATCCAGGCCCTGATCGGGCTGGCCGTCCTGCTGCAGTTCAACGCGGAGGCGGTGATCATCGGCCTCTGCTCGCTCCTGCCGGTGGCGATCTACCCGTTCATGAAACGGGTCATGCCGATGCCGCAGGCGATCTTGGGCCTGGCCTTCGCCTGGGGGGCGCTGATGGGCTGGGCCGCCGTGTTCGCCCGCCTCGACCCGCCGGCACTCCTGCTCTACGCGGGCGCCCTGTGCTGGGTGATCGGCTACGACACGATCTACGCGGTGCAGGATATCGAGGACGACGAGATCGCGGGGATCCGCTCCTCGGCCCGCCTGTTCGGCCGGCACGTGCGGCTCGCCGTCGGGCTGTGCTACGCGCTGGCGGCGCTGTTCGTGATGCTGGCGGCGCGCGGCGCCGGAGCGGGGCTCGTCGGGTATCTCGGGGTCGCCGCCTTCGCCGGGCACCTCGCCTGGCAGGTCCTGTCGCTGCGAGAACGCGACGGGCGCGGGGCTCTCACGCTGTTCCGGTCGAACCGGGATGCGGGCCTGATCCTGTTCGTCGGCCTCACCGCCGACGCGCTGCTGCGCAACCTGTTCTAG
- a CDS encoding L,D-transpeptidase family protein gives MRKKAQNRFTAILSVAALGALGFGGAQARDQGNYAQAEWAQDYASPAGMQVQRETVPILSPQTVTSTDQMVERYKDIVARGGWRQVSGADHLRIGSRGPAVAAIRQRLIVTGDLDPAAGSSGVYDSYVAAGVKRFQARHGLSQTGAMTPATQQAMNVPAEVRLRQLEINVVRLRSYSGDLGRRFVITNIPAALVETVENGQVVTLHAAGVGKIDRQSPIMNTKATQINFNPTWTVPASIVKKDLIPKMQKDPNYLTDNKIRILSNGSEVSPKSVNWFSDEGTRYTYRQDSGADFNSMGIVRINIPNPYGVFMHDTNTKGVFGDDFRFISSGCVRVQNVREYITWLLKDTPGWDRQKVEEAIESGKRIDANISQPVPVYWTYITAWSTPDGIVQFRDDIYKRDGVNVPSTIGAPTPVASAEPMPQTFEPGDEE, from the coding sequence ATGCGCAAGAAGGCACAAAACCGGTTCACCGCGATCCTCAGCGTTGCCGCTCTCGGCGCGCTCGGCTTCGGCGGCGCCCAAGCCCGCGATCAGGGCAACTATGCCCAGGCCGAGTGGGCGCAGGACTACGCCTCGCCCGCCGGCATGCAGGTGCAGCGCGAGACGGTGCCGATCCTCTCGCCCCAGACCGTGACGTCCACCGACCAGATGGTGGAGCGCTACAAGGACATCGTCGCCCGCGGCGGCTGGCGGCAGGTTTCCGGCGCCGACCACCTGCGGATCGGCTCGCGCGGCCCGGCCGTGGCGGCCATCCGCCAGCGCCTGATCGTCACCGGTGACCTCGATCCGGCCGCCGGCAGCTCCGGCGTGTACGATTCCTACGTCGCAGCGGGCGTGAAGCGGTTCCAGGCGCGGCACGGCCTCAGCCAGACCGGCGCGATGACCCCCGCCACCCAGCAGGCCATGAACGTGCCGGCCGAGGTGCGCCTGCGCCAGCTCGAGATCAACGTCGTGCGCCTGCGCTCCTACTCGGGCGATCTCGGCCGGCGCTTCGTGATCACCAACATCCCGGCCGCGCTCGTCGAGACGGTCGAGAACGGGCAGGTCGTCACGCTCCACGCCGCCGGCGTTGGTAAGATCGACCGCCAGTCGCCGATCATGAACACCAAGGCGACGCAGATCAATTTCAACCCGACCTGGACGGTCCCGGCTTCCATCGTGAAGAAGGACCTGATCCCGAAGATGCAGAAGGATCCGAACTACCTCACGGACAACAAGATCCGGATCCTGTCGAACGGCTCCGAGGTCTCGCCGAAGTCGGTGAACTGGTTCTCGGACGAGGGTACCCGCTACACCTACCGGCAGGATTCGGGCGCCGACTTCAACTCGATGGGCATCGTCCGCATCAACATCCCGAACCCTTACGGCGTGTTCATGCACGACACGAACACGAAGGGCGTGTTCGGCGACGATTTCCGCTTCATCTCCTCGGGCTGCGTGCGCGTGCAGAACGTGCGCGAGTACATCACGTGGCTGTTGAAGGACACGCCCGGCTGGGACCGTCAGAAGGTCGAGGAGGCGATCGAGAGCGGCAAGCGCATCGACGCCAACATCTCCCAGCCGGTGCCGGTCTACTGGACCTACATCACCGCCTGGTCGACCCCGGACGGCATCGTCCAGTTCCGCGACGACATCTACAAGCGCGACGGCGTGAACGTGCCCTCGACCATCGGCGCGCCGACCCCGGTCGCCAGCGCCGAGCCGATGCCGCAGACCTTCGAGCCCGGCGACGAGGAGTAG
- a CDS encoding type 1 glutamine amidotransferase domain-containing protein, whose product MPDIRQAKILILATDGFEESELTVPQAKLAQAGAAVTVAAPQSRQSKGTIRGWDKTDWGKAVAVDTDLEQVDPASYDALVLPGGQINPDKLRLEPRALALIKSFLTSGKVVAAICHAPWLLIETGAAKGRDLTSFSSIRTDVINAGGRWHDEEVVTDHGIVTSRNPGDLDAFCAKIVEEIQEGGHGARQLAA is encoded by the coding sequence ATGCCCGACATCCGCCAAGCCAAGATCCTGATCCTCGCCACCGACGGTTTCGAGGAGAGCGAGCTGACCGTCCCGCAGGCGAAGCTGGCCCAGGCCGGCGCCGCGGTGACCGTCGCCGCCCCGCAGTCGCGCCAGAGCAAGGGCACGATCCGCGGCTGGGACAAGACCGACTGGGGCAAGGCGGTCGCGGTCGACACCGACTTGGAGCAGGTCGACCCCGCATCCTACGATGCCCTCGTCCTCCCGGGCGGCCAGATCAACCCGGACAAGCTCCGGCTCGAGCCCCGGGCGCTCGCCCTGATCAAGAGCTTCCTCACGTCCGGCAAGGTCGTGGCCGCGATCTGCCACGCCCCGTGGCTGCTCATCGAGACCGGCGCGGCCAAGGGCCGCGATCTGACCTCATTCAGCTCGATCCGGACCGACGTGATCAACGCCGGCGGCCGCTGGCACGACGAGGAAGTCGTGACCGATCACGGCATCGTCACGAGCCGCAACCCTGGCGACCTCGACGCCTTCTGCGCGAAGATCGTCGAGGAGATCCAGGAGGGCGGCCACGGCGCCCGCCAGCTGGCGGCGTGA
- a CDS encoding AsnC family transcriptional regulator, with the protein MLFEYTRRRGVRSPVTDAPTFRVGKLARAKTADQTGADLSDLIDRSYNYHSPRELHWHLAERLGLAPTAVRIRETATA; encoded by the coding sequence ATGTTATTCGAGTACACACGGCGCCGCGGCGTCCGTTCCCCCGTCACCGATGCCCCGACCTTCCGGGTGGGCAAGCTGGCGCGGGCCAAGACCGCGGATCAGACTGGGGCCGATCTCAGCGACCTGATCGACCGGTCCTACAACTACCACTCCCCGCGTGAACTGCACTGGCATCTCGCCGAGCGTCTCGGGCTCGCGCCCACCGCGGTGAGGATCCGCGAGACCGCGACGGCCTGA
- a CDS encoding TonB-dependent receptor family protein yields MPRQFRAGRRAALLLFTCATPAAAQTPTPSAASVTLSELSVVGAATDAPSNETRGSLTVPSVDRQRATLAGTVGSVAFVDAAALQDRYTNTLRDVLKEVPGVYVQERYGQELRLSVRGSGIARAFHLRGLELLQDGIPLNLADGSGDFYQVDPLALRSVEVYKGGNALTFGATTLGGAVNAVTPTAYTALAPNILRVDGGSFGTIREQAQMSRIDGPLDALVNATLTNSDGFRAHEAQATKNFNANIGYRIAPDIETRFYLGTYLTDQKLPGTLTLGQSLSTPTLANPTAITGNQSRKVETERIANRTSFLLDVGQLDVDTWAIHKSLYHPIFQAIDQDGWTYGISPHWAGTVDLGGFRDDVVLGLRAFAGQNSALQFVNVRGQRGAQTLNALQSASSVEAYGENRFWFLPDVALMTGAKAFSSNRTFSDKGGLPGNPNPRFADVTYEGVNPKVGLLWQPRPDIQIFGDVVRSRDVPDFSDLVQQNLLSTTFVPLRAQRAWTYEAGARGRVDRLAFDVTLYRSDLRDELINFATNPGLNIPAATFNTPRSVHQGVEAAVTLDVARDLAAAGDGLSVTQIWTHNDFRFVGDPVFGNNRIAGIPADVLRTVLSYRHPRGFHVAPSLDWVPQGAFADHANTLRVPGYALLGVEAGLDLADGVALFVDARNLTNARYVSDIAVVANAGATAGGPGALAAFYPGSGRSVFGGIRASF; encoded by the coding sequence ATGCCCCGCCAGTTCCGGGCCGGCCGACGCGCCGCGCTCCTGCTGTTCACCTGCGCGACGCCGGCCGCAGCGCAGACCCCGACACCGTCCGCCGCCTCGGTCACGCTGTCCGAACTCAGCGTCGTCGGCGCCGCCACGGACGCGCCGTCGAACGAGACCCGCGGCTCGCTCACGGTGCCAAGCGTCGACCGCCAGAGGGCCACCCTCGCGGGGACCGTCGGCTCCGTGGCCTTCGTCGACGCCGCGGCGCTCCAGGATCGCTACACCAACACGCTCCGCGACGTGCTCAAGGAAGTGCCCGGCGTCTACGTTCAGGAGCGCTACGGGCAGGAGCTGCGCCTGTCGGTCCGCGGCTCGGGCATCGCCCGCGCCTTCCACCTGCGCGGGCTGGAGCTGCTGCAGGACGGGATCCCGCTCAACCTCGCGGACGGGAGCGGCGACTTCTATCAGGTCGACCCGCTCGCCCTGCGCTCGGTGGAGGTCTACAAGGGCGGCAACGCCCTCACCTTCGGGGCGACGACGCTCGGCGGCGCCGTCAACGCCGTCACGCCCACGGCCTACACGGCGCTGGCACCCAACATCCTGCGGGTCGACGGCGGAAGCTTCGGCACGATCCGCGAGCAGGCCCAGATGTCCCGCATCGACGGGCCGCTCGACGCGTTGGTCAACGCGACGCTGACCAACTCCGACGGGTTCCGCGCCCACGAGGCCCAGGCCACGAAGAACTTCAACGCCAATATCGGCTACCGGATCGCGCCCGACATCGAGACCCGCTTCTATCTCGGCACCTACCTCACCGATCAGAAGCTGCCGGGCACCCTGACCCTCGGCCAGAGCCTCTCCACCCCGACGCTGGCCAACCCGACGGCGATCACCGGCAACCAGTCCCGCAAGGTCGAGACGGAGCGGATCGCGAACCGCACCTCGTTCCTGCTCGACGTGGGCCAGCTCGACGTCGACACCTGGGCGATTCACAAGAGCCTGTACCACCCGATCTTCCAGGCGATCGACCAGGACGGCTGGACCTACGGGATCAGCCCGCACTGGGCCGGCACCGTCGATCTCGGCGGCTTTCGCGACGACGTGGTGCTGGGTCTGCGGGCCTTCGCGGGCCAGAACTCCGCGCTGCAATTCGTCAATGTCCGCGGGCAGCGGGGCGCGCAGACGCTCAACGCCCTCCAGAGCGCCTCGAGCGTCGAGGCCTACGGCGAGAACCGCTTCTGGTTCCTGCCGGACGTGGCGCTGATGACCGGCGCGAAGGCGTTCTCGTCGAACCGGACCTTCAGCGACAAGGGCGGGCTGCCGGGCAACCCGAACCCGCGCTTCGCCGACGTGACCTACGAAGGCGTCAACCCCAAGGTCGGCCTGCTGTGGCAGCCGCGGCCCGACATCCAGATCTTCGGCGACGTCGTCCGGTCCCGGGACGTGCCGGACTTCTCCGACCTCGTGCAGCAGAACCTGCTGAGCACCACCTTCGTGCCCCTGCGGGCGCAGCGCGCCTGGACCTACGAGGCCGGCGCCCGCGGCCGCGTCGACCGCCTCGCCTTCGACGTGACGCTCTACCGCTCGGACCTGCGCGACGAGCTGATCAACTTCGCGACCAATCCCGGCCTCAACATCCCGGCCGCCACCTTCAACACCCCCCGCTCCGTCCACCAGGGCGTCGAGGCGGCCGTCACCCTGGACGTCGCCCGCGACCTCGCGGCGGCGGGCGACGGTCTCAGCGTGACCCAGATCTGGACCCACAACGACTTCCGGTTCGTCGGCGACCCGGTCTTCGGCAACAACCGCATCGCGGGCATCCCGGCGGACGTGCTGCGGACCGTCCTGAGCTACCGGCACCCGCGCGGTTTCCACGTCGCGCCGTCGCTCGACTGGGTGCCGCAGGGCGCCTTCGCCGATCACGCCAACACCTTGCGGGTGCCCGGCTACGCCCTGCTCGGCGTCGAGGCCGGCCTCGACCTCGCCGACGGCGTCGCCCTGTTCGTGGATGCCCGCAACCTCACGAATGCCCGCTACGTCTCGGACATCGCCGTGGTGGCCAACGCCGGCGCGACGGCGGGCGGTCCGGGCGCGCTGGCCGCGTTCTATCCCGGGAGCGGCCGCAGCGTCTTCGGCGGTATCCGCGCCTCGTTCTGA
- a CDS encoding 16S rRNA (uracil(1498)-N(3))-methyltransferase codes for MPAYDFTAPRLHVAADLAAGVILPLDRAQANYLLNVLRRGPDDPVLVFNGRDGEWRAHLVQTGRKGADLHVAAQTRPQTGRADLHYLFAPLKSARLDYLAQKAVEMGAGTIRPVITRFTQGDRVNMDRLRANAVEAAEQCGILAIPECPEPERLPAALAGLAPGRLVVFCDEDAPVRDPVAALRAAGDPLTPPPLAVLVGPEGGFSEDERVLIRARPNTVALSLGPRILRADTAAVAVLTLVQAVLGDAR; via the coding sequence ATGCCGGCCTACGACTTCACCGCTCCGCGCCTCCACGTCGCGGCCGATCTCGCCGCGGGGGTGATTCTGCCCCTCGACCGGGCCCAGGCCAACTACTTGCTCAACGTGCTGCGCCGCGGGCCGGACGATCCGGTCCTGGTCTTCAACGGGCGCGACGGCGAGTGGCGCGCGCATCTGGTCCAGACCGGTCGCAAGGGTGCCGACCTGCACGTCGCCGCGCAGACGCGCCCGCAGACCGGGCGCGCCGACCTGCACTACCTGTTCGCCCCGCTGAAGAGCGCCCGCCTCGACTACCTCGCGCAGAAGGCGGTGGAGATGGGGGCCGGGACGATCCGTCCGGTCATCACCCGGTTCACGCAGGGCGACCGCGTCAACATGGACCGGCTGCGGGCCAACGCCGTCGAGGCCGCCGAGCAGTGCGGGATCCTGGCGATTCCCGAGTGTCCCGAGCCCGAGCGCCTCCCGGCCGCGCTCGCGGGCCTCGCGCCCGGGCGCCTCGTGGTCTTCTGCGACGAGGACGCGCCCGTGCGCGACCCCGTCGCGGCCCTGCGGGCGGCCGGCGACCCGCTGACGCCGCCCCCGCTCGCCGTGCTGGTCGGCCCCGAGGGCGGCTTCTCGGAGGATGAGCGGGTACTGATTCGGGCGCGGCCGAACACCGTGGCGCTCTCCCTCGGGCCGCGCATCCTGCGGGCCGACACCGCCGCCGTCGCCGTGCTGACCCTGGTGCAGGCGGTGCTCGGCGACGCGCGCTGA
- a CDS encoding cold-shock protein has product MNTGTVKWFNETKGYGFIQPDDGGKDVFVHISAVERAGMRNLIEGQRITYEILTDKRSGKDAAGNLQAA; this is encoded by the coding sequence GTGAATACCGGCACTGTGAAGTGGTTCAATGAGACCAAGGGCTACGGTTTCATCCAGCCCGACGACGGCGGCAAGGACGTGTTCGTCCACATCTCGGCCGTCGAGCGCGCCGGAATGCGCAACCTGATCGAAGGCCAGCGGATCACTTACGAGATCCTCACGGACAAGCGCAGCGGCAAGGACGCCGCCGGTAACCTGCAGGCGGCCTGA
- a CDS encoding copper chaperone PCu(A)C, which produces MKTLVSAALGLGLLASAAQAHAVLERKQAAPGAPYRGVVQIMHGCNGKPTTRVSVTIPEGLVGAKPMPKPGWTLATTRGPYAKTYATHHGTASEGVTAITWSGGSLPDDQVDEFTFLAQVAGTFEPGATVYVPVQQDCAEGSYSWSEIPKAGQDAHDLKAAAPSFRIVQVAQAAAAAATVKAGDLTIETPWLRATPNGAKVAGGYVRITNTGSAPDTLTGATVPFAKSSDIHSMSMEGGVMKMAPVTGGLTIKPGETVELKPGGYHLMFEDLTGAPKAGETVAGTLTFQRAGAVPVTFTVAPIGAGAPGGQHQHQH; this is translated from the coding sequence ATGAAGACCCTTGTCTCGGCCGCCCTCGGCCTCGGGCTGCTCGCTTCCGCGGCGCAGGCCCACGCGGTGCTGGAACGCAAGCAGGCCGCCCCCGGCGCCCCGTATCGCGGCGTCGTCCAGATCATGCACGGCTGCAACGGCAAGCCGACCACCCGCGTCAGCGTCACCATCCCGGAGGGCCTCGTCGGCGCCAAGCCGATGCCGAAGCCCGGCTGGACCCTCGCGACGACGCGCGGCCCCTACGCCAAGACCTACGCGACCCACCACGGCACGGCCTCGGAGGGCGTGACGGCGATCACCTGGAGCGGCGGCTCCCTGCCGGACGACCAGGTCGACGAGTTCACCTTCCTGGCGCAGGTCGCCGGCACGTTCGAGCCCGGCGCGACTGTCTACGTCCCGGTCCAGCAGGATTGCGCGGAGGGCAGCTATTCCTGGTCGGAGATCCCCAAGGCCGGTCAGGACGCCCACGACCTGAAGGCGGCCGCTCCGTCCTTCCGGATCGTTCAGGTCGCCCAGGCGGCCGCGGCCGCGGCGACCGTGAAGGCCGGTGACCTGACGATCGAGACGCCGTGGCTGCGCGCCACGCCGAACGGCGCCAAGGTCGCCGGCGGGTACGTGCGCATCACCAACACGGGGAGCGCGCCGGACACGCTCACGGGCGCGACGGTGCCGTTCGCCAAGAGCAGCGACATCCACTCCATGTCGATGGAGGGCGGCGTCATGAAGATGGCGCCGGTCACGGGCGGCCTGACCATCAAGCCCGGCGAGACCGTGGAGCTGAAGCCCGGCGGCTACCACCTCATGTTCGAGGACCTGACCGGCGCGCCGAAGGCGGGCGAGACCGTCGCGGGGACGCTCACCTTCCAGCGGGCCGGCGCCGTGCCGGTGACCTTCACGGTGGCGCCGATCGGCGCGGGCGCGCCGGGCGGCCAGCACCAGCACCAGCACTAG
- a CDS encoding calcineurin-like phosphoesterase family protein produces MSRDTQRGSLTRRSTVAGVAALSLVAGRAGAQEAAEATGIVSARDAAGGEPVPLRGVLVSNGREIARTDDRGRYRLPMPGDGAVFVIKPPGYALPRDADNVPRHSYIHQPGGTPAELGLRYRGLAPTGPLPASIDFTLTRADEPDDFDVVLFTDPQPESRFELDHVRDTAVARAMAIPAAFGLTTGDVLFDDLSLYGRSNRIVGRIGLPWYSLPGNHDLNMQAPDARYSRETWKRVFGAPTYAFRHGRAWFVMLDNVEWLGPPVPVGANTYRGRIGERGLAFLRNLLAEIPRDDLIVLAMHIPLHTETGPEEPRTHTTDRAALLELLAGRKVLSLAGHTHTTEHHYLADGHHHHVLTAVSGSWWSGPDTRTGIPSADSRDGTPNGFHVLSIRGTDYTTRYVAAQGQPDETMRILFESELRAGAPEVVRWTRPVQGLRPPVPQDALADTTLVVNVFDGGPRTQLAFRVGDAPPRPMARTRRLDPFVTELYERYPETKKSWVKAMPSTHIWTARLPDDLAPGGHRVTVEGTDEYGRPIRGFAVLEVTGERGRG; encoded by the coding sequence ATGTCGCGCGACACCCAACGCGGAAGCCTGACCCGCCGGAGCACCGTGGCGGGCGTCGCCGCCCTCAGCCTCGTCGCGGGCCGGGCCGGCGCGCAGGAGGCCGCGGAGGCCACCGGGATCGTCTCCGCGCGCGACGCGGCCGGCGGGGAGCCGGTCCCGCTGCGGGGCGTGCTGGTGTCCAACGGTCGCGAGATCGCCCGGACCGACGACCGGGGCCGCTACCGCCTGCCGATGCCGGGCGACGGCGCGGTCTTCGTCATCAAGCCACCGGGCTACGCCCTGCCGCGCGACGCCGACAACGTGCCGCGCCACTCCTACATCCACCAGCCCGGCGGCACGCCCGCCGAGCTGGGTCTGCGCTATCGCGGGCTCGCGCCCACCGGACCGCTCCCGGCCTCGATCGACTTCACCCTGACCCGCGCGGACGAGCCGGACGATTTCGACGTCGTGCTGTTCACCGATCCCCAGCCCGAGAGCCGGTTCGAACTGGACCACGTGCGGGACACCGCGGTCGCCCGCGCCATGGCGATCCCGGCGGCGTTCGGTCTGACCACCGGCGACGTGCTGTTCGACGATCTCTCGCTCTACGGTCGCTCCAACCGGATCGTCGGGCGGATCGGCCTGCCCTGGTACAGCCTGCCGGGCAACCACGACCTCAACATGCAGGCGCCGGACGCGCGCTACAGCCGCGAGACCTGGAAGCGGGTATTCGGCGCGCCGACCTACGCGTTCCGGCACGGCCGGGCGTGGTTCGTGATGCTCGACAACGTCGAGTGGCTGGGGCCGCCGGTGCCGGTCGGCGCCAACACCTACCGGGGCCGGATCGGTGAGCGCGGCCTGGCCTTCCTGCGCAACCTCCTGGCCGAGATCCCGCGGGACGACCTGATCGTGCTGGCCATGCACATCCCCCTGCACACCGAAACCGGCCCCGAAGAGCCCCGCACTCACACCACCGACCGCGCCGCGCTCCTCGAGCTGCTCGCCGGCCGCAAGGTGCTGAGCCTCGCCGGCCACACCCACACGACCGAGCACCACTACCTCGCCGACGGGCACCACCATCACGTGCTCACCGCCGTCTCGGGCTCGTGGTGGAGCGGTCCCGACACCCGCACGGGCATCCCCTCGGCCGACAGCCGCGACGGCACGCCGAACGGGTTCCACGTCCTGTCGATCCGCGGCACCGACTACACGACGCGCTACGTCGCCGCGCAGGGTCAGCCGGACGAGACCATGCGGATCCTGTTCGAGAGCGAGCTGCGGGCCGGCGCGCCCGAGGTGGTGCGCTGGACCCGGCCCGTGCAGGGGCTCCGGCCGCCGGTGCCGCAGGACGCGCTCGCCGACACGACCCTGGTGGTCAACGTGTTCGACGGCGGCCCGCGCACGCAGCTCGCGTTCCGGGTCGGCGACGCGCCGCCCCGGCCGATGGCGCGCACCCGCCGCCTCGACCCGTTCGTCACCGAGCTCTACGAGCGCTACCCGGAGACCAAGAAGAGCTGGGTGAAGGCGATGCCCTCGACCCATATCTGGACGGCACGGCTTCCGGACGACCTCGCCCCGGGCGGCCACCGCGTGACCGTGGAGGGCACGGACGAGTACGGCCGCCCGATCCGCGGCTTCGCGGTGTTGGAGGTCACCGGCGAGCGCGGCCGCGGCTGA
- a CDS encoding inositol monophosphatase family protein, with translation MPEPLTDDAVSALMPELRAVMREAADIARPFFRFGGQTSARIWSKAGGSPVTEADVAVDAFLKVRLSALVPRAAWLSEETADDPARLGHDLVWIVDPIDGTRAFLSGHPDWSIAVALLSGGEPLIGFVHAPVGDADYEAVRGRGATRNGEAIRVDPRQSLTGARITGPKPMLDRLTRGAGADPDFEVIARIPSLALRLARVADGTVDIGMISGNARDWDLAAADLVLREAGGVVCDFSGAATPYNRADPVHGELLAAPVGLRDPVLAAWER, from the coding sequence ATGCCCGAGCCTCTCACCGACGATGCCGTATCCGCCCTGATGCCGGAACTGCGCGCCGTGATGCGCGAGGCCGCCGACATCGCCCGGCCGTTCTTTCGGTTCGGCGGCCAGACCTCGGCGCGCATCTGGTCGAAGGCCGGCGGCTCGCCGGTGACCGAGGCGGACGTCGCGGTCGATGCCTTCCTGAAGGTGCGCCTGAGCGCCCTCGTGCCGCGGGCCGCGTGGCTCTCGGAAGAGACGGCAGACGACCCCGCCCGCCTCGGCCACGACCTCGTGTGGATCGTCGATCCGATCGACGGGACGCGGGCGTTCCTGTCGGGCCATCCGGACTGGTCGATCGCGGTGGCGCTGCTGTCAGGCGGGGAGCCGCTGATCGGCTTCGTCCACGCGCCGGTGGGCGACGCGGATTACGAGGCCGTGCGCGGGCGCGGCGCGACGCGGAACGGCGAGGCGATCCGCGTCGATCCCAGGCAGAGCCTGACGGGCGCCCGCATCACCGGCCCGAAGCCGATGCTCGACCGCCTGACCCGGGGCGCCGGAGCCGACCCGGATTTCGAGGTGATCGCGCGGATCCCGTCCCTCGCCCTGCGGCTCGCCCGCGTTGCGGACGGGACGGTCGATATCGGGATGATCTCGGGCAATGCCCGCGACTGGGACTTGGCCGCCGCCGACCTCGTTCTTCGCGAGGCGGGCGGCGTGGTCTGCGATTTCTCCGGTGCGGCGACCCCGTACAATCGCGCCGACCCGGTGCACGGCGAGTTGCTCGCCGCACCGGTGGGTCTGCGCGACCCGGTGCTCGCCGCCTGGGAACGCTGA
- a CDS encoding DUF2946 family protein, producing the protein MAFLALYALSLQGILGGLASAAAGPTHILCLADDGQTDPAPAGKHLPAHHGGDCCVACHAAGPATLPAPSTVTAIPVARSAATAGPRPRRVALPRAPPRPGLGARAPPVV; encoded by the coding sequence GTGGCATTCCTCGCCCTCTACGCCCTGTCGCTGCAGGGCATCCTCGGCGGTCTGGCGTCCGCCGCCGCGGGGCCCACCCACATCCTCTGCCTCGCCGATGATGGCCAGACCGATCCGGCACCGGCCGGCAAGCACCTGCCGGCCCATCACGGCGGGGATTGCTGCGTCGCCTGTCACGCGGCCGGCCCGGCCACCCTTCCGGCGCCGTCGACCGTCACCGCCATCCCGGTCGCCCGCTCTGCGGCGACCGCCGGCCCGCGGCCGCGACGCGTCGCCCTCCCGCGGGCGCCCCCGCGTCCCGGTCTCGGAGCCCGCGCCCCACCCGTCGTCTGA